The proteins below come from a single Eucalyptus grandis isolate ANBG69807.140 chromosome 3, ASM1654582v1, whole genome shotgun sequence genomic window:
- the LOC104438419 gene encoding calmodulin-binding protein 60 E yields the protein MESPGNKKRGYEHGTGVLEDDAFIVGEAKKQKIPTLGSIVVEALKVDSLQRFCSSLEPLLRRIVSEEVERALTRLGHAMLAERSSPPRIQYPEEKGMQLQFKTRMPPHLFTGGRVEGEQGAAIHVVLIDRATGLVVQDGPSSNAKLNVVVLEGDFNDETQGDWSEEHFESLEVKEREGKRPLLTGDLQVILKEGVGTLGELSFTDNSSWTRSRKFRIGVKVATGCCEGIRVREAKTEAFAVKDHRGELYKKHYPPALHDEVWRLDRIAKDGALHKKLINAEIVTVEDFLRLLVRDPQKLRKILGSGMSNRMWENTVEHAKTCVMGGKVYIYYTDVNHNTGVVFNDIYELIGFLTDGQFFSLENLTNKQKISVDSLVKRAYENWNQVVEYDSKVLSSVPGTRKETTSSVFLEAVTENASVRDQHYTTTTKYSQQYSSQCEERDPHCQDQNIYQPISPLMELPNVRLPQAATQVLDAPQEAFPSIGTDYLSTGTPGMGGTNYSGDLFAEEIRLRSMEMLQSNDMQRLLRSFSTGPSFHHSNEDSVTYGVPYDSRTDCQLQQKCSQSSGKAVVGWLKLKAALRWGIFIRKKAAERRAQLVELDDS from the exons ATGGAAAGTCCAGGGAACAAGAAGAGAGGATACGAACATGGGACTGGTGTTTTGGAAGATGACGCATTCATCGTCGGGGAAGCGAAGAAGCAGAAAATACCCACTTTGGGAAG CATTGTTGTGGAAGCCTTGAAGGTGGACAGCCTGCAAAGGTTTTGCTCATCGCTGGAGCCTCTCCTGCGAAGAATT GTGAGCGAAGAAGTAGAGAGGGCATTGACAAGATTAGGCCATGCTATGCTGGCTGAAAG GTCATCCCCACCTAGAATACAATATCCAGAAGAGAAAGGTATGCAGCTTCAATTTAAGACCAGGATGCCACCCCATCTATTCACTGGAGGGAGGGTCGAGGGTGAACAAGGTGCAGCCATTCATGTCGTGTTGATAGACCGAGCCACTGGTCTTGTGGTGCAAGATGGTCCTTCATCAAATGCCAAGCTAAATGTCGTCGTGCTTGAAGGAGACTTCAACGACGAAACTCAAGGTGATTGGAGTGAGGAGCACTTTGAGAGTCTCGAAGTGAAAGAGCGGGAGGGCAAAAGGCCACTCCTCACAGGTGATCTCCAGGTTATACTGAAGGAAGGGGTTGGAACTCTTGGGGAACTTAGTTTCACCGATAATTCCAGCTGGACAAGAAGCAGAAAGTTCAGGATCGGTGTGAAGGTCGCCACCGGATGTTGTGAAGGGATTCGTGTTCGCGAGGCTAAAACTGAGGCTTTTGCTGTTAAAGATCACAGGGGAGAAT TGTATAAAAAACATTACCCACCTGCTTTACATGACGAAGTATGGAGACTGGACAGAATTGCAAAGGATGGAGCTCTGCATAAGAAGCTAATTAACGCTGAAATTGTAACGGTTGAAGATTTTCTACGGCTTCTTGTCAGGGACCCTCAGAAGTTAAGAAAA ATCCTAGGGAGCGGAATGTCGAACAGAATGTGGGAGAATACGGTCGAGCATGCAAAGACGTGCGTCATGGGTGGGAAGGTGTACATATACTACACTGACGTCAATCATAATACTGGCGTGGTCTTCAACGATATCTATGAGCTCATAGGCTTTCTTACTGATGGGCAGTTCTTCTCTCTGGAAAATCTGACCAACAAGCAAAAG ATCTCAGTAGACTCCCTGGTGAAGAGAGCCTACGAGAACTGGAACCAAGTCGTAGAATATGACAGCAAAGTTCTAAGCTCCGTCCCTGGTACAAGGAAAGAAACGACATCCTCAGTTTTCCTGGAGGCTGTAACCGAGAATGCTAGTGTTCGAGATCAGCACTACACAACGACCACAAAATACTCACAGCAATATTCATCACAATGTGAAGAAAGAGACCCGCATTGCCAAGATCAGAATATCTACCAACCGATTTCTCCACTCATGGAACTTCCGAATGTTAGACTTCCTCAAGCTGCAACTCAGGTTCTAGATGCTCCACAAGAAGCATTTCCCAGCATCGGTACAGATTACTTGTCCACCGGCACTCCAGGGATGGGGGGGACTAATTATTCTGGAGACTTGTTTGCGGAGGAAATCCGGCTCAGGAGCATGGAGATGCTGCAGAGTAATGATATGCAGAGACTGCTCAGGTCATTCAGTACTGGACCCAGCTTCCACCATTCGAATGAGGATAGCGTCACTTATGGTGTTCCGTATGACAGTAGGACGGATTGCCAGCTCCAGCAGAAGTGCAGCCAGAGCTCAGGAAAAGCCGTTGTGGGCTGGCTTAAGCTGAAGGCCGCTTTGAGATGGGGCATATTCATTAGGAAGAAAGCTGCAGAGAGAAGAGCTCAGCTTGTAGAGCTTGATGACTCCTAG
- the LOC104438420 gene encoding two-component response regulator ARR12 produces the protein MTVEDKKSGVLNEDGKDPFPVGMRVLAVDDDASCLKVLEGMLRKCRYQVTTTSEATVALKMLRDKRNRFDLVISDVNMPDMDGFKLLELVGLEMDLPVIMLSGHGDTELVMKGITHGACDYLLKPARMEELKNIWQHVVRRKNIEPKERSKFANVVKPLDGSGAGEQGPASTCNVDPNGKPNKKRKDLTDDEEEDSEENGHEIDDQSNQKKPRVVWSVDLHRKFVSAVEQLGYDKAVPKKILDLMNVEGITRENVASHLQKYRLYLKRLNTNGASQAAFGDFHALAGSGRLSSTSLSSYAAGGMLGRLSTPTSLGFRGITSSAAYRTNHIQKFSSSVNAVGARTANPFQGIPTCLELNQLQQGNVKTPVGEFNIDTTNASVATNLSDTRAVTGVSSNSLYVPRSNQAFLRGNQAQTQDIGGFVSGPSFVDKCRSNDMWHASMQSSSFPSSNPLPLTGTMNLDQRSMGSSLATSQLHEGRIDFLSTGAVAGTMDEYRSDIQCEAGLVNTVQIVNFGQAQRWEEQSQNYKQNPSQNSAMNCLVPASGSSGSISHIMGQTNAHCSPNAEVSLSSLLNSGARSAVCHAEVDISSMDSIITSGDNNPFEQTKVQDCIFEASYESLDELMNAIKRDHNGTPLMDADLGFDPYPLGSCI, from the exons CAAGAAGAGTGGCGTCCTGAACGAGGATGGGAAGGACCCGTTCCCGGTCGGGATGCGAGTTCTGGCCGTTGATGACGATGCGTCTTGCCTCAAAGTGTTGGAGGGTATGCTTCGGAAGTGCAGATATCAAG TTACTACGACCAGTGAAGCAACCGTGGCGCTGAAAATGCTGAGGGATAAAAGGAACAGGTTTGACCTGGTGATTAGCGATGTGAACATGCCTGACATGGATGGTTTTAAGCTTCTAGAGCTTGTGGGTCTTGAAATGGATCTGCCTGTCATCA TGTTGTCTGGGCATGGTGATACTGAACTTGTGATGAAGGGGATCACTCATGGTGCTTGTGACTATTTGTTGAAACCCGCCAGAATGGAGGAGCTCAAGAACATATGGCAACACGTAGTGAGGAGaaaaaatattgaaccaaagGAGAGAAGcaaatttgccaatgtagttaAGCCTTTGGATGGATCTGGGGCTGGTGAGCAAGGACCTGCATCAACATGTAATGTTGATCCGAATGGAAAGCCCAACAAGAAGAGGAAGGACCTGACAGATGACGAGGAAGAAGACAGTGAAGAGAATGGACACGAGATTGATGACCAGTCGAACCAAAAAAAGCCTCGAGTTGTTTGGTCTGTTGATCTGCATCGCAAGTTTGTTTCAGCTGTTGAACAATTAGGATATGACA AGGCTGTCCCTAAGAAAATTCTGGacttgatgaatgttgaaggcATTACAAGGGAAAATGTGGCTAGTCACCTACAG AAATATCGGCTTTACCTGAAAAGACTCAATACCAACGGGGCAAGCCAGGCTGCATTTGGAGATTTTCATGCATTAGCTGGTTCAGGAAGGCTTTCTAGCACATCTCTATCCTCTTATGCTGCAGGCGGGATGCTAGGTAGGCTAAGCACACCAactagtttagggtttagggggATCACATCCTCTGCAGCGTATCGGACAAAccatattcaaaaatttagcAGCTCAGTCAATGCTGTTGGTGCCCGGACTGCCAATCCATTTCAAGGAATTCCGACATGTTTGGAGCTTAACCAGTTGCAGCAGGGAAATGTAAAGACCCCTGTAGGAGAGTTCAATATCGATACAACAAATGCTAGTGTTGCCACTAACCTCTCAGATACCAGGGCAGTGACTGGTGTCTCGAGCAATTCTCTATACGTTCCAAGAAGCAATCAGGCTTTCTTGCGGGGGAATCAGGCACAAACCCAAGACATTGGAGGTTTTGTATCCGGACCCAGTTTTGTTGACAAATGTAGGTCAAATGATATGTGGCATGCTTCCATGCAGTCATCCAGTTTTCCTTCTTCAAATCCTCTGCCACTGACGGGGACAATGAATCTCGATCAAAGGTCAATGGGCAGTTCTTTGGCTACCTCACAATTACATGAAGGCCGAATTGACTTCTTGTCAACTGGCGCAGTGGCAGGAACTATGGATGAATATAGAAGTGACATTCAGTGTGAGGCGGGGTTGGTCAATACTGTGCAGATTGTGAATTTTGGACAAGCCCAAAGATGGGAAGAACAATCCCAGAATTACAAACAAAATCCGAGTCAAAATAGTGCAATGAACTGTCTTGTTCCTGCTAGTGGTTCTTCTGGTTCCATCAGCCATATTATGGGGCAAACTAATGCACACTGCAGTCCAAATGCTGAAGTTTCTCTGTCTAGCCTACTAAATTCAGGTGCTCGGTCTGCTGTTTGCCATGCCGAAGTTGATATATCTTCTATGGACTCAATCATAACATCTGGTGACAACAACCCCTTTGAGCAAACAAAGGTGCAGGATTGTATCTTTGAAGCTAGTTACGAGTCATTGGATGAGCTAATGAATGCCATCAAGCGT GACCACAATGGAACGCCGCTGATGGATGCAGATTTGGGATTTGACCCCTATCCACTTGGGTCATGCATATGA